One Sus scrofa isolate TJ Tabasco breed Duroc chromosome 1, Sscrofa11.1, whole genome shotgun sequence DNA segment encodes these proteins:
- the LOC110257099 gene encoding olfactory receptor 1J4-like, with protein sequence MRMENQSTISEFHLLGLPIQTEQQGIFFALFLGMYLTTVLGNLLIILLIRQDPHLHTPMYFFLSHLAFSDISFSSVTVPKMLMNMQTQDQSISYAGCIAQMYFFIFFTTLDDFLLTSMAYDRYVAICHPLHYTTIMREGLCTLLATVSWILSSANALCHTLLLTQLSFCADNTVPHFFCDLSALLKLSCSDTYLNEMVIFTLGLAVITLPLTCILVSYGHIGATILKVPSTKGICKALSTCGSHLSVVSLYYGTIMGLYFVPSSSTSSAKDIISSMMYTVVTPLLNPFIYSLRNRYMKAALEKLFHKAAVLSQ encoded by the coding sequence ATGAGGATGGAGAACCAGAGCACCATCTCTGAGTTCcacctcctggggctccccattcagacagagcagcagggcatcttctttgccctcttcctgggcatgtacctgaccacagTGCTGGGAAACCTCCttatcatcctgctcatcaggcaggaccctcacctccacacccccatgtacttcttcctcagccacctggCCTTCTCTGACATTTCCTTTTCatctgtcactgtccctaagatgctgatgaacatgCAGACTCAGGATCAATCCATCTCCTATGCAGGGTGCATAgcacagatgtattttttcatattttttactaCTCTGGATGATTTCCTTCTGACCTcaatggcctatgacaggtacgtggccatctgtcaccctctCCATTATACCACCATCATGAGAGAGGGACTGTGTACCTTACTGGCAACTGTATCTTGGATTCTTTCCAGTGCCAATGCTCTATGTCACACCCTCCTCCTGACACAGCTGTCCTTTTGTGCTGACAACACTGTTccccatttcttctgtgaccttagTGCCCTGCTCAAGCTCTCCTGCTCAGACACATATCTCAATGAGATGGTCATTTTCACATTAGGACTTGCAGTCATCACCCTCCCACTAACATGCATCTTGGTCTCTTATGGCCACATCGGGGCCACCATCCTCAAGGTTCCATCCACCAAGGGcatctgcaaagccttgtccacaTGTGGCTCCCACCTGTCTGTGGTTTCTCTGTATTATGGAACAATTATGGGGCTATATTTTGTCCCCTCATCCAGCACCTCCAGTGCCAAGGACATAATTTCCTCtatgatgtacactgtggtcaccccattgctgaaccccttcatttacagcctgaggaacaggtACATGAAGGCGGCCCTGGAGAAACTCTTCCACAAGGCAGCAGTCTTGTCTCAGTGA